The Fibrobacterota bacterium genome contains the following window.
AGTATGCCCGGCAGGATCATCTCCTTGAGGGCGGCCGTCGTGGAGATGTCCACGCAGCGGGAGTAATCGGGCTCGGCGGTGCCTAGCATAAGGCCGGGGATGGTGCGGAATTGGCGGCGCACTTCTTCGACCATGGCGAAGGCGGCGCGTCCCACCGCCATCATGCACATGGACGAGAAGAGGTAGGGAACCATTCCGCCTAGCAAGAGTCCCACCAGTACCTTGGGATCGGTGATTTCGATGACGTCGACGCCGACCTCGGCCTTGAAGGCGGAGAAGAGGATGACCGAGGTGAGGGCGGCCGATCCGATGGCGAAGCCTTTGCCGATGGCGGCGGTGGTATTGCCCACCGCGTCCAGCTTATCGGTGGTGGCGCGCACGCTGGGAGGCAATTCGGACATCTCGGCCAGGCCGCCCGCGTTGTCGGCCACGGGACCGAAGGCGTCCACCGCCAATTGGATCCCCAAGGTGAGTTGCAGGCCCACGGTGGCGATGGCCACGCCGAACAGGCCGGCCAGGTTGTAGGAGAGCAGCACGGCGGCGCCCATGGTGACGACCGGGAGCGCCGTGGAGATCATCCCCACGCCCATGCCGGTGATGAGGGTGGTGGCCGCGCCAGTCTCGCAGGCTTTCACGATGGCGTTAACGGGCGCCTTATTGGTCCCGGTGAAGTATTCGGTTATGTAGCCAATGATGTTGCCGGCGGCCACGCCTACCACGGTGCACCAGAAAAGTTGGCCAGCCGTGGAGCCGTCGTTGAAGGAATGCCCGTTGAGAGCGCCGTAGAAGATGGGGTAGCTGAAGAGCGCGGCCAAGACGGAGGCGACGAGCGAGCCCCGGTTCAATGCCGCTTGGGGCGATCCGCCCTCCTTCACGCGAACGCACTGGATGCCGATGGCGGAGGCCACCGCGCCGGCCGCCGCCAAAACCAGGGGTAATAAGGCCAGGCGGATCTTGATGATGTCATCGGCCTGGGCGGCCAGCCCCAGGATCATGCAGCCCAGCACCGAGGCCACGAAGGATTCGTAAAGATCGGCGCCCATGCCCGCCACGTCGCCTACGTTGTCGCCCACGTTGTCGGCGATGGTCGCCGGATTACGGGGATCGTCCTCGGGGATGCCCGCCTCTACCTTGCCCACCAGATCGGCGCCGACGTCGGCGGCTTTGGTGTAGATGCCCCCGCCCACCCGGGCGAAAAGGGCGATACAGGAAGCCCCCAGGGCGAAGCCGGAAAGGATGGGGAGGATCTCATGATCGAAATTGCCCGGGTCGCGCCCGAAGATGTGGATGGTCGCGAAAATGATGCTGGTGATGCCGCAGAGGGCGAGGCCGACTACGCTCATGCCCATCACCGAACCGCCGGCGAAGGAAACCTTGAGGGCGTGGTTGAGGCTCACGCTGGCCGCCTCGGTGGTGCGCATGTTGGCCTGGGTCGCGATCTTCATGCCGAAGAATCCCGCCACCGCCGAACAGGTGGCCCCGATGGCGAAGGTGACGGCTTCCCAACGCAGTACGCCCTTATTGCCGAGCAGTAAGAGGGCCGCGGCCGTAATCACGACCGGCACCAAAACCTTATACTCGCGGAACAGGAACGCCATGGCGCCCTTCGCCACATAACCGCCGATCTTTTTCAGCTTGGGGTTCTCGACCGGAATGTTGAGGATCCATTTGGACTTGTAGAATGCGAAAAGAAGCGCGAAGATGCCGCCCATCATCCCCAGGGCCAGGGGCAATTCTATATCGAGATCCATTGGTCCTTTCCGGTGAACAACCTGGTTTCCGGTTTAATATAACCCGTGACGTTTCGTTATTTGCGAATTTTATTGATTTTAGATTTTTTCCCGCCCGCCAAACAAGAACGAATCGCACCGATATTCGGGGAAAATGACTTTTTTATGCTTGACCTGGGGGTTATACTTTGGGACCGATGCGCCTTGGCTTCACTTCATCCCTTATGCTCATAACCGTTGTCCTGACGGCAACGTCGCAGGCAGAGCCTTCTGCTTTCCCGCGCCTCTCCTCGCAAACTTCCGATGCTCCCACGGGCCCGCATCCGGGCCTGCCTTTCGAAGTCTCGCCCACGGTGGGCTTCATGGGAGGGAGCGCGTTGCTGGGCGTCCGCGCCGGCATGGGCAGCCCGGTCTCCTTGGAGCTTTCCGCCGAGCAGGTCATCGGTCGCGCGGCCACCTTGTATCCCCTGACCTTCAACCTGGCTTACGATTTGAACCTCGACTCCCGCGCCATCCCGTACGGCATCGTGGGCGGGGGCCTTTTCCTGACCGTCCCCCTCAATACGGTTGGCGACGAAACCGTCTCTTCGGTAGGCATCGAATTCGGAGGCGGCCTGAAATACTTCATCACCAATTCCATCGGCATCCGCTTCGAGACCAAGCAATTGTTCACCCGCGTCCGGAACAAGGCGGATGATCGCCAGGAATTGCTCATCTTCCAATCGACAAGCCTGGGGGTGGTGTTTGCCTTCGGTTAGACTCCTACGGGCGCTTCCGCCCGCCCTGCTCGGGCTGATGCTCTGCGCCTCCGTCGCGGAAGCGGCTCCGCGCCGCGCCTCGCCCAAGACATCCGTGGCCAAGCCGGAGACGGTCTACGTCGCCGCCCCGACTCCGCCGCCCGAGCGGGAGATGCGTACGCCGGAGCCCGCGCGCGAGCCCGCGTCCCGCCGTACGGAAGCCGCTTTCAGCAGCCCTTTACGGGATTACGCGCAGGCCGTGGGAGGCTATGCGGGGTTCTATGTCGCCGATGTCCTGGGCACCAATCCTTTCGGGATGGGCTTCCTGGAATACTACCCTGTCGGGATGCCCTTCTTTTTCCAATTCGACTGCGGCGCGGGCACGGTGCAATCGGGCTTTTCCAAGGACGTGGTCGGGGGCGATCTCTTCACCCATAACTTCCTGCTCTCCCTGGACGCCTTGGGGGGCTATAGCCTCTCCGGCCAGACCAGCGGGTCGGGGCGCGGGGGCGGCCTGTTCCCGTTCTTCCTGGCCGGGATCACGGCCTTCTGGCAAGGCGGGCTGCCCATCCTGCAGAAATCCGTCCCCAATATCGGCGGCGTGATCGGGTTCGGAAACCGCATGCGCATCCCTTTCTTCGCCGCGGGCCGGGATTGGGCCTTGAATTACGTGGTGCGCGACAACATCTACTCCCAGAAGATCCGGACGACGCCGTCCCTCACGCAGAATTTCGCCCTTTTGATCGGGGTACAACGATACTGGTAACGGCGCCGCGCGTGGGCGCGGCGCGGACTTCGCCGCCGGAGCGCGGAGGGCGGGGCAACGGGGAATACAAAGGAGGGTGCCATGCA
Protein-coding sequences here:
- a CDS encoding sodium-translocating pyrophosphatase, which codes for MDLDIELPLALGMMGGIFALLFAFYKSKWILNIPVENPKLKKIGGYVAKGAMAFLFREYKVLVPVVITAAALLLLGNKGVLRWEAVTFAIGATCSAVAGFFGMKIATQANMRTTEAASVSLNHALKVSFAGGSVMGMSVVGLALCGITSIIFATIHIFGRDPGNFDHEILPILSGFALGASCIALFARVGGGIYTKAADVGADLVGKVEAGIPEDDPRNPATIADNVGDNVGDVAGMGADLYESFVASVLGCMILGLAAQADDIIKIRLALLPLVLAAAGAVASAIGIQCVRVKEGGSPQAALNRGSLVASVLAALFSYPIFYGALNGHSFNDGSTAGQLFWCTVVGVAAGNIIGYITEYFTGTNKAPVNAIVKACETGAATTLITGMGVGMISTALPVVTMGAAVLLSYNLAGLFGVAIATVGLQLTLGIQLAVDAFGPVADNAGGLAEMSELPPSVRATTDKLDAVGNTTAAIGKGFAIGSAALTSVILFSAFKAEVGVDVIEITDPKVLVGLLLGGMVPYLFSSMCMMAVGRAAFAMVEEVRRQFRTIPGLMLGTAEPDYSRCVDISTTAALKEMILPGILAILSPVAVGFLGGVNMLMGFLTGVTASGVALAIFMSNTGGAWDNAKKTIESGVGGGKGSDAHKAAVVGDTVGDPFKDTAGPSLNILIKLMGVMSVVIAPMLKLFWGL